Proteins encoded together in one Prunus dulcis chromosome 3, ALMONDv2, whole genome shotgun sequence window:
- the LOC117622941 gene encoding amino acid transporter AVT6A-like, with the protein MTSGNPENMSKHNKENSDERFPLLSRTQDEKVVTDKYSGASFHGSVFNLSCTIVGSGIMSLPATLKMLGLVPGIVLIIIVAFVIESSIEMLLRFSKAGSAYSYGDAMADAFGRIGKVLLQICIVIYNTGSLIVYMIIIEDVLSGSTSKEVHHAGILEGWFGEHWWTSRAFVLVAVTVVIFFPLMFFERIDSARYISVISVGLAIVFLLVVIGVTTFKLVDGSIETPKWFPAVTDSTSFLNLSTAVPVVVFAYICHYNVHTIQNELADSSLIQGVVRGSLALCAVVYVMTGIFGFLLFGESTYTDLLSNFDTDIGVPYSSLFNNIVRISYAGHVILVFPTIFLPLRLNLDGLLFPSARPLALDKKRFVLESVGLVLISLVGAISIPNIWVAFEFTGATMGGLLAFVFPASITLKDPHCIATTKDKIVSVSMIILAVVSNFIAIYSNLRSLLS; encoded by the exons ATGACTTCTGGGAATCCAGAAAACATGTCGaaacataacaaagaaaacTCGGACGAGAGATTTCCTTTGTTATCAAGGACTCAAGATGAGAAAGTCGTGACTGATAAATACTCTGGAGCATCCTTTCATGGCTCTGTGTTCAATCTGTCATGCACCATTGTTGGTTCTGGGATTATGAGCCTGCCTGCAACCTTGAAAATGCTGGGGCTCGTTCCTGGGATTGTTTTGATCATTATAGTTGCATTTGTTATCGAGTCGTCGATCGAGATGTTGTTGAGATTCAGCAAGGCAGGGTCTGCATATTCCTATGGTGATGCCATGGCTGATGCCTTTGGAAGAATTGGGAAAGTTTTACTTCAGATCTGCATTGTTATCTACAACACTGGTTCTCTTATAGTGTACATGATTATAATTG AGGATGTGCTTTCTGGATCAACCTCAAAAGAGGTTCACCATGCCGGCATTTTGGAAGGGTGGTTTGGAGAACATTGGTGGACTAGCCGCGCCTTTGTTCTTGTTGCAGTAACtgttgttatattttttccaTTGATGTTCTTCGAGCGTATTG ATTCAGCCAGATATATCTCTGTTATATCAGTTGGATTGGCTATTGTGTTCCTTCTTGTTGTCATTGGGGTCACAACTTTCAAATTAGTGGACGGAAGCATAGAGACGCCTAAATGGTTTCCGGCTGTTACTGATTCAACATCATTCCTTAATCTCTCCACTGCTGTCCCTGTTGTTGTCTTTGCATATATCTGCCACTACAATG TTCACACAATACAGAATGAGCTTGCAGATTCTTCCCTAATTCAAGGGGTTGTTCGGGGTTCGCTTGCTCTATGTGCCGTTGTCTATGTAATGACCGGCATTTTCGGGTTCCTTCTGTTTGGTGAATCAACATATACTGACTTGCTCTCCAACTTTGACACTGACATTGGCGTTCCATATAGCTCACTGTTCAACAACATTGTTCGAATTAGCTATGCCGGTCATGTTATTCTTGTCTTCCCAACCATATTCTTACCTCTGCGGCTCAACTTGGATGGCCTCCTTTTCCCCTCAGCAAGGCCCCTGGCTTTGGACAAGAAGAGGTTTGTGTTGGAAAGTGTAGGGCTTGTCCTCATTTCCCTTGTGGGTGCAATATCCATACCAAATATTTGGGTAGCTTTTGAGTTCACAGGAGCAACAATGGGAGGGTTACTTGCATTTGTGTTTCCTGCTTCCATCACTCTCAA GGACCCTCATTGTATAGCAACTACCAAGGACAAGATTGTGTCAGTCTCCATGATCATTCTTGCAGTAGTTTCAAACTTCATCGCCATATATAGCAATCTGCGCTCTTTGTTGTCCTAA